In one Dehalogenimonas formicexedens genomic region, the following are encoded:
- a CDS encoding cell division protein FtsH, translating to MYATQQFAGMQARPQQYQYGTVGGYYPQQTTDMTSMFSGMMPMIMMVMMMAIMMPMMKGITGKS from the coding sequence ATGTACGCAACACAGCAGTTCGCCGGGATGCAGGCCCGGCCCCAGCAATACCAGTACGGCACTGTCGGCGGCTACTATCCCCAGCAGACCACCGACATGACGAGCATGTTCTCGGGCATGATGCCCATGATCATGATGGTGATGATGATGGCCATCATGATGCCGATGATGAAAGGCATCACCGGTAAATCCTAG
- a CDS encoding YkgJ family cysteine cluster protein, which translates to MLLAGGCSRCYQCCICWIYEVPDGSAAMAPRKGWCPHLDLEKGACRIWGDRPEGCWTFPTVRDFELGCVPESCGFKLVKGGTYGQIRQS; encoded by the coding sequence ATGCTCCTGGCGGGAGGCTGCAGCCGCTGTTATCAGTGCTGCATTTGCTGGATATACGAGGTGCCCGATGGCAGTGCGGCAATGGCGCCGAGAAAAGGCTGGTGCCCGCACTTGGATCTTGAGAAGGGAGCTTGCCGGATTTGGGGAGATCGTCCCGAGGGCTGCTGGACCTTTCCGACAGTCAGGGACTTTGAGCTTGGCTGCGTACCTGAAAGTTGCGGCTTCAAGTTGGTAAAAGGAGGAACCTATGGGCAAATACGCCAATCATGA
- a CDS encoding S8 family serine peptidase, giving the protein MRYALISKGLSLDRLEAEAKKAGAGNIRKAEVIGQVFCELDQAQADRLAAVSGMALRPLREYGTSQMAAQAPAVESISDVFYLLRSYFTPPITGTGLTVAVLDSGVRKTHRALQGKVVYEANFTESPTSGDVFGHGTQVAFTVAGGYHALGENSGVSPGAAIMNIKVIGDEGIASDEAIVLGIDRVCDLAEQARTSGLFPTDEMYPNVINLSLGGEDDGDPDNPVRVACRKASQEYGLDVIAAAGNTGPKMTTVMLPACEPEVIAVGAVETFGELLVWERSSRGPTVQGETKPDFVIWGTSLEMASDKNDEDFLVKSGTSFAAPMLAGLTGLLWESGRRAYGEGWQYRWTQARDVAPYFSTKPQDVPLSKDNAYGYGLPAMGAMLGQVIQSASPAAQTTEMVQMMSAMMMMAGVMGAM; this is encoded by the coding sequence ATGCGCTACGCCCTGATTTCCAAGGGTTTATCACTCGACCGTCTCGAGGCTGAGGCGAAGAAGGCTGGCGCCGGGAACATCAGAAAAGCCGAGGTCATCGGCCAGGTCTTCTGCGAACTCGACCAGGCTCAAGCCGACAGATTGGCCGCTGTCTCCGGCATGGCTCTCAGGCCGCTCAGAGAATATGGTACCAGCCAGATGGCCGCCCAGGCGCCGGCAGTCGAGAGCATCTCGGATGTCTTCTACCTGCTCAGGAGCTATTTTACCCCGCCGATAACTGGCACCGGCCTCACCGTAGCCGTGCTGGACAGCGGGGTGAGAAAGACCCACCGGGCGCTCCAGGGCAAAGTGGTTTATGAGGCTAACTTCACCGAGTCCCCGACGTCTGGCGACGTTTTCGGCCACGGCACTCAGGTGGCCTTCACCGTTGCCGGTGGCTACCACGCGCTGGGCGAAAACTCCGGCGTCTCGCCCGGTGCCGCCATCATGAACATCAAAGTCATCGGCGACGAAGGCATCGCCTCGGATGAGGCCATCGTGCTAGGGATCGACCGGGTATGCGACCTTGCCGAGCAGGCAAGAACCTCCGGCCTTTTTCCGACCGATGAAATGTATCCCAATGTGATAAACCTCTCGCTCGGCGGTGAGGACGACGGCGATCCGGACAATCCGGTTAGGGTCGCCTGCCGGAAGGCGAGTCAAGAATACGGCCTGGACGTCATCGCTGCGGCGGGCAACACCGGGCCGAAAATGACAACTGTCATGCTGCCGGCCTGCGAGCCGGAGGTCATCGCCGTGGGGGCGGTTGAGACATTTGGCGAGCTCCTTGTCTGGGAGAGATCCTCGCGCGGGCCGACCGTTCAGGGCGAGACCAAACCCGATTTCGTCATCTGGGGTACTAGCCTCGAGATGGCCTCGGACAAAAATGACGAAGACTTCCTGGTGAAATCGGGGACGAGCTTCGCGGCGCCGATGCTGGCTGGCCTGACCGGCCTCCTCTGGGAGAGCGGCCGCAGGGCTTACGGTGAGGGCTGGCAGTACCGCTGGACCCAGGCGCGAGATGTAGCCCCTTACTTTTCAACCAAGCCGCAGGACGTCCCACTCTCTAAAGACAACGCCTACGGATATGGGCTGCCGGCCATGGGCGCCATGCTGGGCCAGGTGATTCAGAGCGCCTCGCCCGCTGCTCAAACTACGGAGATGGTTCAAATGATGTCGGCCATGATGATGATGGCAGGGGTAATGGGAGCGATGTAA
- a CDS encoding tyrosine-type recombinase/integrase translates to MGKAYLEIEEVAKLESAAEYLRDRLLIRLLFHLGCRVSEALALRVKDIDFRRGSVTIEHLKSRIKLSCPGCGARLGKGHKFCPVCGDKVEKAVAQEKEHHRYRTLPVDEVTLGMLKEYIGRGGAVERHSEKCLFDLRRNRAWQIVKDCAERAGIPRLVNAESGKTHNVSPHRLRDAFAVHAVKADDSGDGLRLLQEHLGHRSIVTTMKYRKVSGEEQKEWYQKLWS, encoded by the coding sequence GTGGGCAAGGCGTACCTGGAGATCGAAGAGGTAGCGAAGCTGGAAAGCGCGGCCGAATACCTTCGAGACCGGCTACTCATCCGGCTGCTCTTCCACCTCGGCTGCCGGGTGTCCGAGGCGCTGGCGCTCCGGGTCAAGGACATCGACTTCCGCCGCGGCTCGGTGACCATCGAACACCTGAAGTCGCGTATCAAGCTATCTTGTCCAGGCTGCGGCGCCAGGCTGGGCAAAGGGCACAAGTTTTGCCCGGTGTGCGGGGACAAGGTGGAGAAGGCTGTCGCCCAGGAGAAGGAGCATCATCGCTATCGGACCCTGCCGGTCGATGAAGTGACATTGGGCATGCTCAAAGAGTACATCGGCCGCGGCGGCGCCGTCGAGAGACACAGTGAAAAATGTCTTTTCGACCTCAGGCGCAACCGCGCCTGGCAGATCGTGAAGGACTGCGCCGAGCGCGCCGGTATCCCGCGCCTGGTGAACGCCGAAAGCGGCAAGACCCACAACGTCAGCCCGCATCGGCTGCGTGATGCCTTCGCCGTCCATGCAGTGAAGGCCGACGATTCCGGCGACGGGCTAAGGCTGCTACAAGAGCACCTGGGTCATCGGAGCATTGTCACTACCATGAAATACCGCAAGGTGTCGGGTGAGGAACAGAAAGAATGGTATCAGAAGCTCTGGAGTTAG
- a CDS encoding cytosine permease → MNGYPTEYNTYQPMFWQSAFSAIIGVAMMIALGTWALSTVRKALKGEDVEFPL, encoded by the coding sequence ATGAACGGCTACCCCACAGAGTACAACACCTACCAGCCGATGTTCTGGCAGTCGGCATTTTCTGCGATCATCGGCGTTGCCATGATGATCGCCCTGGGTACCTGGGCTCTGTCCACGGTGAGAAAAGCCTTGAAAGGCGAAGACGTGGAGTTTCCATTATGA
- a CDS encoding AAA family ATPase, with protein sequence MKIDTVTIRGFRGFNGERPIHFHPSLTLIYGPNSYGKTSITEAVEWLLYGSTSKVDKGESKDEYKGSYRNCHLDCGTTTLVKVLFIKDGQYSEFKAELSGEEDINKYIDGKAVEFWPIKPDIGPSPKPFIMQHALKYLLLVGPDQRFRGFAKLLGLDTLGEMQTEFVSLCTKPESSISKAAAILRQQINALETRLVLRPSLKNVHLFFKKGKDSFSAFKAATMTECIKRVPPGSASDEVLPALLRARDEAVKKVFSGSITLSAYTSEESAVNSTEFERFINFASEDLIAQYCGLVALVTRDAVLKRAGFFKVGMELLGCKPDECPFCGRALGSDLLNHIQRQHQGLKDEEGRSKELVTQRLNLIEVLASLKRDLEKCQTRHGSRVTTFLSISKSMPELEKILSPQHISLYEAVQSAITDLQKLKDELEPLYLNVGDSLNKVQMSIQQSKEDINLIKELGSALITYANHVKSMIQSINTFAPRMSDANQVLKHELDSLAGTEDIGVLIDLTEQAGMIKRGFEIESILESLKELRKTVDQYVGSEMLAAITTEMSGDVMDWYNNIRTTGDPDVHFSGFDMDRTKKGEIKSRRVQIKASSYGKDLVSAVSSLSESKLNALGLCLSIATNLKTDCPFQFIFIDDPIQSWDEEHGVQFIDVVRKLVEKGKQVIVLSHNKAWLERLRIGCRSFNGLYHEITGYTKDGPNIIEKPWCTWKQRLDEVDAILKDNTADSIRLQQAEEEIRIVVCDITAGLYLNKKGIQRNPSTFNSAMVRKTLIECGVTMDLVDRVGQTFETTDDAHHAPKDYAAHRQRIRCYHNWAHALAKLSE encoded by the coding sequence ATGAAGATTGACACTGTGACAATACGAGGTTTTCGAGGTTTCAATGGGGAGAGGCCGATTCACTTTCACCCTTCTCTCACTCTCATTTATGGCCCAAATAGTTATGGCAAGACAAGCATTACTGAGGCGGTGGAATGGTTATTGTATGGCAGTACATCGAAAGTCGATAAAGGGGAGTCAAAAGATGAATATAAAGGATCATACCGAAACTGTCACCTCGATTGTGGGACGACGACTTTAGTCAAAGTCCTTTTTATCAAGGATGGACAGTACAGCGAATTCAAAGCCGAGCTATCCGGTGAGGAAGATATCAATAAATATATTGATGGCAAAGCAGTTGAATTTTGGCCGATTAAACCTGACATTGGTCCGTCCCCAAAACCTTTTATAATGCAACATGCTTTGAAGTATCTGTTACTGGTGGGACCTGATCAGAGATTCCGTGGCTTTGCCAAACTACTTGGCTTGGATACGCTAGGGGAAATGCAAACTGAGTTTGTCTCTCTTTGTACAAAACCGGAGTCCTCAATTTCGAAAGCTGCCGCAATTCTGCGACAGCAAATTAACGCATTGGAAACCCGCCTTGTATTACGACCAAGCCTAAAGAATGTTCATTTGTTCTTTAAAAAGGGCAAAGACTCATTTTCAGCGTTCAAAGCTGCAACCATGACGGAGTGCATTAAACGTGTGCCGCCTGGTAGTGCGTCTGATGAAGTATTGCCAGCTTTATTGCGAGCACGAGATGAAGCGGTGAAAAAGGTCTTTTCGGGTAGTATAACACTATCAGCCTATACATCTGAAGAAAGTGCGGTTAATTCTACCGAATTTGAGCGCTTTATTAATTTTGCATCCGAAGACCTCATCGCGCAATATTGTGGATTGGTCGCCTTAGTAACACGAGACGCCGTTTTAAAACGCGCCGGGTTTTTCAAAGTTGGAATGGAATTATTAGGTTGCAAGCCGGATGAATGTCCATTTTGTGGGCGGGCGCTTGGCAGCGATTTATTAAATCACATTCAAAGGCAACATCAAGGTCTCAAGGATGAAGAAGGAAGGTCAAAAGAATTAGTTACCCAGAGATTAAATCTGATTGAAGTGCTCGCTAGCCTTAAACGTGATCTTGAGAAATGCCAAACGCGTCATGGATCTAGAGTGACAACGTTTTTATCCATAAGTAAATCGATGCCCGAACTAGAAAAGATTCTTTCACCTCAGCACATCTCTCTGTACGAGGCTGTCCAATCCGCAATAACAGACCTGCAGAAACTAAAGGATGAATTAGAACCGCTCTATCTCAATGTCGGCGACTCTTTAAACAAAGTACAGATGTCTATTCAACAATCAAAAGAGGATATTAATCTCATAAAAGAACTGGGAAGTGCGCTAATCACGTACGCTAATCATGTTAAATCTATGATTCAATCGATAAATACTTTTGCTCCAAGAATGTCGGATGCGAATCAAGTTCTTAAACACGAGTTGGATTCGCTTGCTGGTACGGAAGACATTGGCGTCCTTATTGACCTTACTGAACAAGCGGGAATGATAAAAAGGGGGTTTGAGATAGAGTCAATTCTCGAAAGCCTTAAAGAATTACGCAAAACGGTTGACCAATACGTCGGTTCAGAAATGCTCGCTGCGATAACCACAGAAATGTCTGGAGACGTCATGGACTGGTACAATAACATACGTACGACTGGCGATCCGGACGTTCATTTCTCCGGTTTTGACATGGACCGTACAAAAAAGGGTGAAATCAAATCTCGCCGAGTACAGATCAAGGCTTCGTCTTATGGTAAAGACCTAGTTAGTGCGGTATCTTCATTGAGTGAGTCCAAGCTTAATGCATTAGGTCTCTGCTTAAGCATAGCAACAAACCTAAAAACGGATTGCCCCTTTCAGTTTATTTTCATTGACGATCCAATACAATCATGGGACGAAGAGCATGGCGTCCAGTTCATTGATGTGGTCAGAAAATTGGTAGAAAAAGGGAAACAAGTTATTGTATTATCGCATAATAAAGCATGGCTAGAGCGGCTACGTATTGGCTGCCGCTCATTTAACGGCTTGTATCATGAAATAACAGGTTACACTAAAGACGGCCCCAATATAATTGAGAAACCTTGGTGTACTTGGAAACAACGGTTAGACGAAGTTGATGCGATCCTTAAGGACAACACTGCCGACAGCATTAGGCTTCAGCAGGCAGAGGAAGAGATAAGGATTGTCGTATGTGATATAACGGCTGGGCTATATTTGAATAAGAAAGGCATTCAGAGAAATCCGAGTACATTCAATTCAGCGATGGTCAGAAAAACACTCATTGAATGTGGTGTGACCATGGACCTGGTGGACCGTGTAGGTCAGACATTCGAGACTACTGATGATGCTCACCATGCCCCGAAGGATTATGCTGCTCATCGTCAGAGGATTAGATGCTATCATAACTGGGCGCATGCGTTAGCCAAGTTATCGGAATAA
- a CDS encoding cell division protein FtsH, which translates to MFNPQQISGPVAPGQYNPMQVSGPGSYYPTQTTDPFSGMFSAMMPMIMMVMMMAIIMPMMKGVTSKD; encoded by the coding sequence ATGTTCAATCCACAGCAAATCAGCGGGCCGGTAGCGCCGGGGCAATATAACCCGATGCAGGTGAGCGGCCCGGGCTCTTACTACCCCACCCAGACCACCGATCCCTTTTCAGGGATGTTTTCCGCCATGATGCCCATGATCATGATGGTGATGATGATGGCTATCATCATGCCCATGATGAAGGGCGTCACGTCTAAGGACTGA
- a CDS encoding ATP-dependent helicase: MTWHDDLSPEQKEKAEHFGSHARLLAGPGTGKTRTMTGRIAFLLQEKNVSAGEILALTFTRAAASELRKRIAEHQEGGSIPKVTTLHSFALQSLLQLGAGNRLPSPIRIADDFEERQIIEEDIKDLLDLPKVKNARDLIDLLSADWEMLSAEVDDWAHRFPNPRFLGAWQEHRTIYGYTLQAELVYQLKKALEEGTRRLANSPLHVLVDEYQDLNACDLSVINSLARGGATLYVAGDDDQSIYGFRHADPTGIRRFLEEYPGSEPLTLSECHRCGQNILTIADYVAEQDIRRLIKPLTPCSMRPGEVHLLEFNDFDDEANAIARISRWLVETKGITPDQILVLIRSNKHHRFSNPICAALQNQGIPATTVENPLNVFEQDQGRVFISFLRLMVNRNDNLAWRNLIKIRDNDLGDVAVASIYEIARNKGITFFEALSLIANNPVLIPRQGEAIKTEYETTNNMLDRLNATNEHADNLSEFIHCMVNELLAIEHGEEMMEVIEHIISDNSGISLEDFLREIVSPMRDKEQVRVEGKVNVMTMHQAKGLDAEVIFVAAAEDEYIPGRAQGNEIDDERRLLYVSLTRARSFLYVTYCNHRTGIQQHTGRSPLTASRNLTRFLSGGPVRRVLGQTFVAGLD; this comes from the coding sequence ATGACTTGGCATGATGATCTTTCTCCGGAACAAAAAGAGAAGGCCGAACACTTTGGTTCACATGCAAGATTATTAGCTGGACCTGGAACGGGTAAGACTCGAACCATGACTGGTAGGATTGCCTTTCTGTTACAGGAAAAAAATGTTTCTGCAGGTGAGATTTTAGCCCTGACTTTCACTAGAGCAGCGGCAAGCGAACTAAGAAAACGCATTGCCGAGCATCAAGAAGGTGGAAGCATCCCTAAAGTAACTACACTCCATTCTTTCGCTCTCCAATCGCTCCTGCAACTTGGAGCCGGTAACCGCCTCCCCTCTCCAATCAGAATTGCAGATGATTTTGAAGAAAGACAAATCATTGAAGAAGACATCAAAGACTTACTCGATTTGCCAAAGGTTAAAAATGCCCGGGATCTCATCGATCTTCTTTCCGCAGACTGGGAGATGCTTTCAGCTGAGGTCGATGATTGGGCTCATAGGTTTCCAAACCCCAGATTTCTTGGTGCTTGGCAAGAGCATCGAACAATCTACGGGTATACACTCCAAGCTGAACTTGTATACCAATTAAAGAAGGCATTGGAAGAGGGAACAAGAAGACTTGCAAATTCGCCATTACATGTCTTGGTAGATGAATATCAAGATCTTAATGCATGTGATTTGTCTGTCATTAATAGCCTGGCGCGGGGTGGCGCCACACTCTACGTCGCTGGAGACGATGATCAAAGTATCTATGGCTTTAGACATGCTGATCCAACTGGTATTCGCCGCTTTCTTGAAGAATATCCTGGATCTGAACCTCTGACACTATCTGAATGCCATCGTTGCGGTCAAAATATACTTACTATCGCAGATTATGTTGCAGAGCAAGATATTCGCAGGCTTATTAAACCTTTGACTCCATGTAGCATGAGACCGGGAGAAGTTCATTTGTTAGAATTTAACGACTTTGATGATGAAGCCAACGCGATTGCGCGAATTTCACGCTGGTTAGTTGAGACTAAAGGCATCACTCCCGATCAGATCTTGGTTTTGATTAGGTCTAATAAGCATCACAGATTTTCCAACCCGATTTGTGCCGCATTGCAAAACCAAGGAATTCCAGCAACAACCGTTGAAAACCCACTGAATGTATTTGAACAAGATCAAGGCCGTGTTTTTATCTCATTTCTTCGCCTAATGGTCAATCGAAATGATAATTTGGCTTGGCGAAACCTGATTAAGATACGGGACAATGATCTAGGGGATGTCGCAGTTGCCAGCATTTACGAGATTGCTCGAAATAAGGGAATCACCTTCTTTGAAGCCCTGTCTCTAATAGCTAACAATCCAGTCCTTATCCCAAGACAGGGAGAAGCAATAAAAACAGAGTATGAAACCACAAATAATATGCTCGATAGGCTTAATGCGACGAACGAACATGCCGACAATCTTAGTGAGTTCATACATTGTATGGTCAACGAGTTACTTGCCATTGAACATGGGGAAGAAATGATGGAAGTCATCGAACACATTATTTCTGACAATTCCGGCATCTCGCTTGAGGATTTTCTGCGAGAAATCGTCTCTCCGATGCGGGACAAAGAACAAGTTCGAGTTGAAGGAAAGGTAAATGTAATGACAATGCATCAGGCAAAGGGACTCGATGCAGAAGTAATTTTTGTTGCCGCAGCGGAAGATGAATATATCCCTGGGCGAGCTCAGGGTAATGAAATTGACGATGAGCGAAGATTGCTTTATGTGTCTCTCACTCGCGCACGTTCTTTTCTTTACGTCACCTATTGCAATCATCGAACAGGAATTCAACAGCATACTGGTAGATCACCTTTGACAGCGAGTCGTAACCTAACCCGGTTCCTCAGCGGGGGACCCGTGCGCCGAGTATTAGGCCAAACCTTTGTCGCTGGTTTAGATTAG
- a CDS encoding C2H2-type zinc finger protein, with amino-acid sequence MYTCKICNRQFKSIKALGGHTSGAHPVNKDEPPMSENQAPEQVDGKADEASIAAEIREYLGKGYTFEQLTNDLHFKERTVRQELAKMIPAADDQASNLPSTYKQSEVISPEAVLRRYMGDSYEEQCELRGMMKLRSSMLLVMELAQIQKTQAEAEAKRFEPLLRMLTASREELDAAAARARGASSEMAREAAQEAVGGVLGYIEEKLPKGPPPKTVDEAYAKRVDKVMDMMWGMMEQQMFPGRGGGGVPEGWETEQKKGGM; translated from the coding sequence GTGTACACATGCAAGATCTGCAACAGGCAATTCAAGTCGATCAAGGCGCTCGGCGGTCATACGTCGGGCGCCCACCCGGTAAACAAGGATGAACCACCCATGAGCGAAAACCAGGCTCCTGAACAGGTTGACGGAAAGGCGGATGAGGCGAGCATCGCCGCCGAGATCAGGGAATACCTGGGCAAGGGCTACACCTTCGAGCAACTCACGAATGACCTTCACTTCAAAGAAAGAACGGTGAGGCAGGAGCTGGCCAAGATGATCCCGGCGGCCGACGATCAGGCCAGCAACCTGCCGTCGACCTACAAGCAGAGCGAAGTCATTTCGCCAGAGGCGGTCCTCCGCCGTTACATGGGCGATAGCTATGAAGAACAGTGCGAGCTCCGGGGCATGATGAAACTCCGGTCGTCGATGCTTCTTGTAATGGAGCTGGCTCAAATCCAAAAGACGCAAGCCGAAGCTGAGGCGAAACGCTTTGAGCCCCTTTTAAGGATGCTGACTGCCTCTCGCGAGGAGCTCGATGCCGCGGCGGCCAGAGCCCGGGGCGCCAGTTCGGAAATGGCCAGAGAAGCGGCCCAAGAGGCGGTTGGCGGTGTCTTGGGCTATATCGAAGAGAAGCTACCCAAAGGACCGCCGCCGAAGACGGTTGACGAGGCCTATGCCAAGCGAGTCGATAAAGTGATGGACATGATGTGGGGCATGATGGAGCAACAGATGTTTCCTGGCCGGGGCGGCGGTGGCGTTCCGGAAGGCTGGGAGACAGAACAAAAGAAAGGAGGCATGTAA
- a CDS encoding DUF192 domain-containing protein, translated as MAGQVRLTIGDKEWLAEVAATPWELTQGLGGLPALEPRTGMLFDLGSPRVIEVTTAPMFFPLDIAFLSDTFTVTEVYRNVPPGYLVTSTSPARYFIEVNAGDLEGIEVGDIASVNWLDLAEMPAATPDWVTTIASLGGWLAVGAVMVGLSQHLAETVFVNPEPELLLATGSASSKCEIVYPRNYDLVSWVGSPVPDYSFSIEPEAKERRIDEVLKKLKEGVEGIQGSEHFRNFLLTMSKFHDYSIGNLILIAAQKPDATRVGGFNTWKDLYRWVKKGEKGIAILAPCLPSKSAKMTEPAGAEDKKKEGEEEEKREMIRPIYFKVVYVFDVSQTEGKPLPEFEVPVLTGEANEELFESILHLAKIQGVFVGFEHRPHQDPAIKGYFSGKEIWVRPEESRAQQLKTLIHEVAHYYSEGVFHIPRRDAETIAESAAFAVGAHFGFDSGTRSFPYVALWAQDKKVLEQNLAAIRQVTTRIIEGLESLAKKLAGVA; from the coding sequence ATGGCTGGCCAAGTACGCCTTACCATCGGAGACAAAGAGTGGCTCGCCGAGGTGGCGGCCACCCCCTGGGAACTGACGCAAGGCTTGGGCGGATTACCCGCGCTTGAGCCGCGGACCGGGATGCTGTTTGACCTCGGCTCGCCGCGGGTCATCGAGGTGACCACGGCGCCGATGTTTTTCCCGTTGGATATCGCCTTCCTTTCGGACACCTTCACGGTGACCGAGGTCTACCGCAACGTACCGCCCGGTTACCTGGTGACCTCGACCTCGCCGGCACGTTACTTTATTGAAGTCAACGCCGGCGATCTGGAAGGCATCGAAGTGGGTGACATAGCCTCTGTAAACTGGCTGGACTTGGCGGAGATGCCTGCTGCAACACCGGATTGGGTAACTACTATCGCCTCGCTTGGCGGCTGGCTGGCGGTCGGCGCCGTCATGGTTGGCTTATCACAGCATCTGGCTGAAACGGTATTCGTTAACCCTGAACCTGAACTCTTACTGGCAACAGGCAGTGCTTCCAGTAAGTGTGAGATCGTCTATCCGCGAAACTACGACCTGGTGAGCTGGGTTGGCTCACCGGTACCGGATTACAGCTTCTCCATCGAGCCGGAAGCTAAAGAGCGCCGCATCGACGAGGTCCTTAAGAAGCTAAAAGAGGGCGTCGAAGGCATCCAGGGGAGCGAGCATTTCCGAAACTTCCTGCTCACCATGTCAAAATTCCATGACTACAGCATCGGCAACCTCATTCTCATTGCAGCTCAAAAACCCGACGCCACCAGGGTAGGCGGTTTCAATACTTGGAAGGATCTTTATCGCTGGGTGAAGAAAGGCGAGAAGGGCATCGCTATCCTGGCGCCGTGCCTGCCGTCGAAGTCGGCCAAAATGACTGAACCTGCTGGTGCCGAGGACAAAAAGAAGGAAGGCGAAGAGGAAGAAAAGCGGGAAATGATTCGCCCGATCTACTTCAAAGTGGTCTATGTCTTCGATGTGAGCCAGACTGAAGGCAAGCCATTACCTGAATTCGAGGTGCCGGTGCTTACCGGTGAAGCGAACGAGGAACTCTTCGAGAGCATTCTACATCTTGCTAAAATCCAAGGTGTATTCGTTGGATTTGAACACCGACCGCATCAGGACCCGGCAATTAAGGGCTATTTTTCCGGCAAGGAAATCTGGGTCAGGCCGGAGGAATCCCGAGCCCAGCAGCTGAAGACGCTGATTCATGAAGTGGCGCACTATTACTCCGAAGGCGTCTTCCATATTCCCAGAAGAGACGCCGAAACCATCGCCGAGAGCGCCGCTTTTGCCGTTGGAGCCCACTTTGGCTTCGATTCCGGGACACGCTCTTTCCCCTACGTCGCCCTCTGGGCGCAGGATAAGAAAGTCCTCGAGCAAAATCTGGCGGCGATTCGCCAGGTAACCACCAGAATCATTGAGGGCCTCGAATCACTGGCGAAAAAGCTGGCAGGGGTGGCTTGA